In Dehalococcoidales bacterium, one DNA window encodes the following:
- the pth gene encoding aminoacyl-tRNA hydrolase, with product MKLIVGLGNPGYLYARNRHNIGFMCVNHLAKRQRITFDRKQGHARTGIGNIGGSRAVLAKPQTYMNASGEAVNALLKKLNIKPEDLVVIHDDLDLPAGKIRLRLGGSSGGHKGIDSIISHTGTRDFYRVRVGIGRPESDSKSEAAKEDGVIAYVLSDFTGAEREIMEKTIPQVSQAVADLLSEGITAAMNKYN from the coding sequence ATGAAACTAATAGTCGGACTGGGTAATCCCGGATATTTATACGCGCGCAACCGGCATAACATCGGCTTTATGTGCGTCAACCACCTGGCCAAGCGGCAGCGCATCACCTTCGATAGAAAGCAGGGACACGCCCGCACCGGCATCGGCAACATCGGGGGCAGCCGGGCAGTGCTGGCCAAGCCGCAGACCTACATGAACGCCAGCGGGGAAGCGGTAAACGCGCTGCTGAAAAAGCTCAACATCAAACCGGAAGACCTCGTCGTCATCCACGATGACCTCGACCTCCCCGCCGGCAAGATACGCCTCCGCCTGGGGGGGAGCTCCGGGGGGCACAAGGGCATCGACTCCATTATATCCCACACCGGCACGCGTGATTTCTACCGGGTGCGGGTGGGCATCGGCCGGCCGGAAAGCGACAGCAAGTCCGAAGCCGCCAAAGAGGACGGGGTTATCGCTTACGTTTTGAGCGACTTCACCGGCGCGGAGCGGGAAATCATGGAAAAGACCATCCCGCAGGTGTCCCAGGCGGTAGCCGACCTGCTGTCCGAAGGCATCACCGCCGCCATGAACAAGTACAACTAA